The Petrotoga miotherma DSM 10691 genomic interval AATTAGTTTGTATGTTTAACAATGCGATCCCCAATATTGCACAGTTAGTTGTTATAAGGGGCAAGTATATTCCCAAGGCTTCGTAAAGGGCTGGGATTGATTTTTTAATAAAGAACTCAACAAATTGAACAAGTACAGCAATTACAAGAATAAACACAATCGTTCTCAAAAATTCTACTCCAAGCATTATTAGTATCTGATTTAAGAGCCAAGTTATTACTCCCGCTAACGTCATGACAAAAATCACGGCGATAGACATACCAATAGCGGAACTTTTGCTTCTAGAAACTCCTAAAAAAGGGCAAATACCTAAAAATCTAGTTAAAATAATATTGTTAACTAAAGCGGCTGAAATAAACAGAAGGATAAGATTCATTTTTTAGCACCTGCCTTCTTCTTTTTATTTTCTCTACTTATACCTATTGAATTGAACATTCCAAGTAAAAGTCCTAAAGTTATAAAGGCACCAGGTGGGAGTATGAAAAGGTATAAATTAATGGCTTCTCCCCAAATAGGAAAACCAAAGATTGTTCCATTGCCCAATAATTCTCTTACCGATCCTAATAATACAAGGGCGCCTGTAAAA includes:
- the rsxA gene encoding electron transport complex subunit RsxA, translated to MNLILLFISAALVNNIILTRFLGICPFLGVSRSKSSAIGMSIAVIFVMTLAGVITWLLNQILIMLGVEFLRTIVFILVIAVLVQFVEFFIKKSIPALYEALGIYLPLITTNCAILGIALLNIQTNYTFIESVVNSFASGLGFSLALIIFSSIREKMQLNNVPKPFQGTALALITAGLLSMAFMGFSGLVKL